A window of Leptotrichia wadei contains these coding sequences:
- a CDS encoding KpsF/GutQ family sugar-phosphate isomerase — MEIDIIKEARNVFDIEIAELEKLKSKLGDTFQKLVQMILELKNNNKVIITGIGKSGIIGKKIAATLASTGTTAVFINAAEALHGDLGMVSNGDVVIAISNSGNSDEVLSILAPIRKIGGKIVAFTGNPNSTLGKYAELTVNVGVEKEACPLGQAPMSSTTATLVTGDALAACLMKLKDFTENDFAKYHPGGSLGKRLLLHVSDLMHIGDELPVVKKDEKIENVLMVLTKKKLGAVCISDTGLENGKLLGIITEGDIRRALKHKDKFFDYVASDIMISAPVTIEKNAMALDALHLMENRKSQINVLPVVENGNIVGLIRIHDLIGLR, encoded by the coding sequence ATGGAAATAGATATTATAAAAGAAGCTAGAAATGTATTTGATATTGAAATTGCAGAACTTGAAAAATTGAAAAGTAAATTGGGAGATACTTTTCAAAAATTAGTTCAGATGATTTTAGAATTAAAAAATAATAACAAAGTTATTATTACAGGAATTGGAAAATCTGGAATAATTGGGAAAAAAATTGCGGCGACACTCGCTTCGACTGGGACAACTGCAGTATTTATAAATGCGGCAGAAGCGCTTCACGGCGATTTGGGAATGGTCAGTAATGGAGATGTAGTAATTGCCATTTCAAATAGCGGAAATTCTGATGAAGTATTGAGCATTTTAGCGCCGATAAGAAAAATTGGCGGAAAGATTGTTGCATTTACTGGAAATCCTAATTCTACATTGGGAAAATATGCAGAACTTACGGTTAATGTTGGAGTTGAAAAGGAGGCATGTCCACTAGGGCAAGCTCCGATGAGTTCAACTACGGCGACACTTGTAACAGGAGACGCTCTTGCTGCTTGTCTTATGAAATTAAAAGACTTTACTGAAAATGACTTTGCAAAATATCATCCGGGTGGAAGTCTTGGGAAGCGCTTGCTGCTACATGTTTCAGATTTAATGCATATTGGAGATGAACTGCCAGTTGTGAAAAAAGATGAAAAAATTGAAAATGTATTAATGGTGCTTACAAAGAAAAAACTAGGAGCTGTGTGTATTTCTGATACAGGTCTTGAAAATGGGAAGTTGCTTGGAATTATAACAGAAGGAGATATTCGGCGAGCCTTGAAGCATAAGGACAAATTTTTTGATTATGTGGCTTCTGATATTATGATTTCTGCTCCAGTAACGATTGAAAAGAATGCGATGGCTCTTGATGCACTTCATCTGATGGAAAATAGAAAAAGCCAGATTAATGTGCTGCCAGTTGTGGAAAATGGGAATATTGTGGGGCTTATAAGAATTCACGATTTAATAGGATTGAGATAA
- a CDS encoding mannose-1-phosphate guanylyltransferase — MDKVALIMAGGSGTRFWPLSTNDKPKQFLDLVSEKTMIKETIDRIKEIIPVEKIFISTNIKYFDIIKKELPEIADRNIIFEPMARDTAACIGYAACIIRKIYKNSIMAVLPSDHLIKKEKEFLESLKFAFCEAQKNKIVTLGVKPTYAETGYGYIEYIDRKNKKNDCEKNGIKEKFESYKVKKFREKPNKELAEKYIEQGNYLWNSGMFVWKTEFILSEIKKHMETHKVILENIEKILENVDLDQVFGETLSNFVKDEFEKFEKISIDFGVMEHTKSVSVIPVDIDWNDVGNFKSLEDIFPRDKYRNVVQASHFEQIESEGNIVINKENDKIIATIGLENIVIVNTKDALLVCHKDKSQEVKKILNKIELNKKN; from the coding sequence ATGGATAAAGTAGCTTTAATTATGGCTGGAGGAAGTGGAACAAGATTTTGGCCATTATCTACAAATGACAAGCCGAAGCAATTTTTGGATCTGGTGTCGGAAAAGACGATGATTAAGGAAACTATCGACAGAATAAAAGAAATCATTCCAGTAGAAAAAATATTCATTTCCACAAATATTAAATATTTTGATATAATAAAAAAAGAATTGCCTGAAATTGCTGACAGAAATATAATTTTTGAACCAATGGCACGAGATACGGCGGCTTGTATAGGATATGCAGCCTGCATTATTAGGAAAATTTATAAAAATAGCATTATGGCAGTTTTACCATCAGATCATTTAATAAAAAAAGAAAAGGAATTTTTGGAAAGCCTGAAATTTGCATTTTGTGAGGCTCAAAAGAATAAGATTGTTACGCTTGGGGTTAAGCCGACTTATGCTGAAACTGGATATGGATATATTGAGTATATTGATAGAAAAAATAAAAAAAATGATTGTGAAAAGAATGGAATTAAAGAAAAATTTGAATCGTATAAAGTGAAAAAATTTAGAGAAAAGCCAAATAAGGAATTGGCTGAAAAATATATTGAGCAGGGGAATTATCTTTGGAACAGCGGAATGTTCGTATGGAAAACGGAATTTATTTTAAGCGAAATAAAAAAACACATGGAAACGCATAAAGTGATTTTGGAAAATATTGAAAAAATACTTGAAAATGTGGATTTAGATCAAGTTTTTGGAGAGACATTGAGTAATTTTGTAAAAGATGAGTTTGAAAAATTTGAAAAAATCTCGATAGATTTTGGAGTGATGGAGCATACTAAATCTGTGAGTGTAATTCCTGTTGATATTGACTGGAATGATGTTGGGAATTTTAAGTCGCTTGAAGATATTTTTCCAAGGGACAAATATAGGAATGTTGTGCAGGCCAGTCATTTTGAACAGATTGAATCTGAAGGAAATATTGTGATTAATAAGGAAAATGATAAGATTATCGCTACAATTGGGCTGGAAAATATTGTTATTGTAAATACAAAGGATGCCTTGCTTGTTTGTCATAAGGATAAAAGTCAGGAAGTAAAGAAAATCTTAAATAAAATTGAATTAAATAAAAAAAATTAA
- a CDS encoding RNA-guided endonuclease TnpB family protein: protein MKYNLAFKYRIYPNKEQELLINKTFGCVRFVYNTILYTANKIYEETGKNKIITPASLKSENQFLKEVDSLALSNAQLNVKRSFKNFFQKRAKFPKFKSKKNNVKSYTTNCVNNSIRIEENKYLVLPKLKRIKLKYHREIPEDYKIKSVTLTNSNGNYYVSILTEFEKEIQKVASNDKVIGLDFSMFELFVSSENQRADYPRYFRMLEKKLKELQKSLSRKVKFSKNWYKQKEKISKLYEYIKNCRRDFLHKLSKKLSEAYNAVVVEDLNMKGMSQALNFGKSVGDNGWGMFLRMLEYKLMFLGKQFLKINKWFPSSKTCSRCGNVKEELKLSERSYKCECCGIEIDRDYNAALNIKNIGKLMLEY from the coding sequence ATGAAGTATAATTTAGCATTCAAATACAGGATTTATCCAAATAAAGAGCAAGAATTATTGATAAACAAGACTTTTGGATGTGTTCGTTTTGTTTACAATACAATTTTGTACACTGCGAATAAAATTTATGAAGAAACTGGAAAAAATAAAATAATTACACCTGCCAGTTTGAAAAGTGAAAATCAATTTTTAAAAGAAGTAGACAGTCTAGCACTTTCAAATGCTCAATTGAATGTAAAACGATCGTTTAAGAATTTTTTTCAAAAGAGAGCGAAGTTTCCAAAGTTCAAATCTAAAAAGAATAATGTTAAAAGTTACACGACAAATTGTGTGAATAATTCAATCCGAATTGAGGAAAACAAATATTTGGTTTTGCCAAAATTGAAAAGAATAAAATTGAAATATCATAGAGAAATACCAGAAGATTACAAGATAAAGTCGGTAACACTAACAAACAGTAATGGAAATTACTATGTTTCTATTTTGACAGAATTTGAAAAAGAAATACAAAAGGTAGCTAGTAATGATAAAGTAATAGGACTTGATTTTTCAATGTTTGAATTATTTGTCAGTTCTGAAAACCAAAGGGCTGATTATCCAAGATATTTTAGGATGTTGGAGAAAAAATTGAAAGAATTACAAAAGTCATTGTCAAGAAAAGTAAAATTTTCTAAAAATTGGTATAAACAAAAAGAAAAAATATCAAAATTGTATGAGTATATCAAAAATTGTCGAAGAGATTTTTTACATAAATTATCAAAAAAATTATCTGAAGCGTATAATGCTGTGGTTGTTGAGGATTTGAATATGAAAGGGATGAGTCAGGCATTAAATTTTGGGAAAAGTGTAGGAGATAATGGATGGGGAATGTTTTTGAGGATGCTTGAGTATAAACTGATGTTTTTAGGGAAACAATTTTTGAAGATAAATAAATGGTTTCCGTCATCGAAAACTTGTAGTAGATGTGGAAATGTTAAAGAGGAACTGAAATTATCAGAAAGAAGTTATAAATGTGAGTGCTGTGGAATTGAGATTGATAGAGATTACAATGCGGCACTGAATATAAAAAACATTGGAAAATTGATGTTGGAATATTAA
- the kdsA gene encoding 3-deoxy-8-phosphooctulonate synthase produces MLIDKVKKVKITDDITIGNDKIFLIAGPCVIESEDLVMEVAGKMKEITDKLGIQYVFKASFDKANRSSISSFRGPGLEKGLEILSRVKSKYGVALATDIHEPYQCKEAAKVIDLLQIPAFLSRQTDLLVAAAKTGKAVNIKKGQFLAPWDMKNVVKKFQEVGNENIMLCERGASFGYNNLVVDMRGLLEMRKFGYPVIFDATHSVQIPGGRGETSGGNRDYVYPLARAAVSVGVDGIFAEVHPDPDKGLSDGPNMLKLDNVEKILTKLLKYDKLTKEL; encoded by the coding sequence ATGCTAATAGATAAAGTGAAAAAAGTTAAAATTACTGATGATATTACGATTGGTAATGACAAGATTTTCTTGATTGCAGGACCTTGCGTGATTGAATCGGAAGATCTGGTTATGGAAGTGGCTGGGAAAATGAAAGAAATTACGGATAAACTGGGCATTCAATATGTTTTTAAGGCTTCATTTGACAAGGCTAACCGTTCTTCAATTTCATCTTTTAGAGGACCTGGACTTGAAAAAGGGCTTGAAATTTTATCAAGAGTCAAGTCTAAATATGGCGTTGCTCTTGCGACTGATATTCACGAACCTTATCAATGTAAAGAAGCTGCAAAAGTAATTGACCTTTTACAAATTCCAGCTTTTTTATCACGGCAAACCGACTTGCTTGTTGCCGCAGCCAAAACAGGAAAAGCTGTAAATATAAAAAAAGGGCAGTTTTTAGCACCTTGGGATATGAAAAATGTTGTAAAAAAATTTCAGGAAGTTGGAAATGAGAATATAATGCTTTGTGAACGTGGAGCTTCTTTTGGATACAATAATCTTGTTGTAGATATGCGTGGACTTTTGGAAATGAGAAAATTTGGATATCCAGTTATATTTGATGCAACACATTCAGTACAAATTCCAGGAGGAAGAGGTGAAACTTCAGGTGGTAACCGTGATTATGTTTATCCACTTGCAAGAGCGGCTGTATCTGTGGGAGTAGATGGGATTTTTGCTGAAGTACATCCCGATCCCGATAAAGGTCTATCTGATGGACCAAATATGCTAAAATTAGATAATGTTGAAAAAATTTTAACAAAACTTTTGAAATATGATAAATTAACAAAAGAACTATAA
- a CDS encoding pyridoxal-phosphate-dependent aminotransferase family protein, which yields MSSKLLLTPGPTNIPEEYLEILGNDIIHHRTPEFRRIMKENNENLKKVFKTTQNDVAVLTSSGTGSMETAIVNFFSKGDKVLAVNTGYFGDRFRKIAEIYGLNVINLQYEFGESYKLEDVKKVISENPDLKGILATHSETSVGILNDIKSLGDLTKNTEILLVVDTISGLVVNEFNFDEWHVDVAIAGSQKAFLIPPGLAFVAISDKAKKAMETSDLPKYYFDLKQYIKYFEEKGETPYTPAIALILALNQSLKDLIKNGIENTIKQKHELRKYVEEKAEKLGFKLLVKNEENRTNTLISVYREGIVIKSIIAALEEKGYTVTGGKGKYAESLMRIGILGQISKEQIDDFFVIFEEELKKQL from the coding sequence ATGAGTTCAAAATTATTATTAACACCTGGGCCAACAAATATACCAGAAGAATATCTAGAAATTTTAGGAAATGACATTATTCATCACAGAACACCTGAATTTAGAAGAATTATGAAAGAAAACAATGAAAACTTGAAAAAAGTATTCAAGACAACACAAAATGATGTTGCTGTTCTAACTTCTTCTGGAACAGGTTCAATGGAAACTGCCATTGTAAACTTTTTCTCAAAGGGAGATAAAGTTTTAGCTGTAAATACTGGATATTTTGGTGACAGATTTAGAAAAATCGCAGAAATTTATGGCTTGAATGTAATTAATTTACAATATGAATTTGGAGAAAGCTATAAATTAGAAGATGTTAAAAAAGTTATTTCAGAAAATCCTGATTTAAAGGGAATTTTAGCTACTCATAGTGAAACTTCAGTTGGAATTTTAAATGACATAAAATCACTTGGAGATTTGACTAAAAACACTGAAATTTTATTAGTAGTTGACACAATTAGTGGACTTGTAGTAAATGAATTTAATTTTGATGAATGGCATGTTGACGTTGCAATAGCAGGAAGCCAAAAGGCATTTTTAATACCTCCAGGGTTAGCTTTTGTAGCAATTAGCGATAAGGCAAAAAAAGCGATGGAAACTTCTGATTTACCAAAATATTACTTTGATTTAAAACAATATATTAAATATTTTGAAGAAAAAGGAGAAACACCTTATACTCCAGCAATTGCATTAATTTTAGCATTAAATCAATCATTGAAAGATTTAATCAAAAATGGAATTGAAAATACAATAAAACAAAAACACGAGTTGAGAAAATATGTGGAAGAAAAAGCAGAAAAACTTGGATTTAAATTATTAGTTAAAAATGAAGAAAATAGAACAAATACATTAATTTCTGTTTACAGAGAAGGAATCGTAATAAAATCAATTATTGCCGCTCTTGAGGAAAAGGGTTATACTGTTACAGGCGGAAAAGGAAAATATGCTGAAAGCCTTATGAGAATTGGTATTTTGGGACAAATTTCAAAAGAACAAATTGATGACTTCTTTGTTATCTTTGAAGAAGAATTAAAAAAACAATTATAA
- the lgt gene encoding prolipoprotein diacylglyceryl transferase: MRPYLFKIGGFELRIYSLMYILAFLFGMFIALSDDVAEKRGVNDRKIIEDFAFTTIVSGLIGARLYYVIFKFADYIGNPLSIFYIWEGGLAIHGGIIGAFIGACFYAKKNKMNLWVLTDMAVGPLLFGQFLGRFGNLANGEVHGVPTFTPLSIIFSGKFNEWWIKYQSMSTTAQAQFKQLVPWGLVFPLNTPAGSEFPNLPLHPAMLYEAFLNLIGFTILWFYFRKKEYNPGVLSMIYLIMYAIIRTFVSTFRAEDLLIFGIRLPYLISIVMIIVAIIGIKFFSNPERKFVPAKNEEKQ; encoded by the coding sequence ATGAGACCATATTTATTTAAAATTGGAGGTTTTGAACTTAGAATTTACAGTTTGATGTATATTTTAGCTTTTCTTTTTGGAATGTTTATCGCACTTTCAGATGATGTTGCTGAAAAAAGAGGAGTTAATGATCGAAAAATTATTGAAGATTTTGCATTTACAACGATAGTATCAGGATTAATTGGAGCAAGGCTATATTATGTTATTTTTAAATTTGCCGATTATATTGGAAATCCTTTATCCATATTTTATATTTGGGAAGGCGGTCTTGCAATTCATGGCGGAATTATCGGAGCATTTATTGGTGCATGTTTTTATGCTAAAAAAAATAAAATGAATTTATGGGTGCTTACAGATATGGCTGTTGGACCTTTATTATTTGGACAATTTTTAGGAAGATTTGGAAACTTGGCAAATGGCGAAGTTCATGGAGTTCCTACATTTACTCCACTTAGCATAATTTTTTCAGGAAAATTCAATGAATGGTGGATAAAATACCAATCAATGAGCACTACTGCACAAGCTCAATTTAAGCAGCTTGTACCTTGGGGATTAGTTTTTCCGCTAAATACACCAGCTGGATCAGAATTTCCAAATTTGCCGTTACATCCTGCTATGCTTTACGAAGCATTTTTAAATTTAATTGGATTTACAATTCTCTGGTTTTATTTTAGAAAAAAAGAATATAATCCTGGAGTTTTATCAATGATTTATTTAATTATGTATGCGATTATAAGAACATTTGTAAGTACATTTAGAGCAGAAGATTTATTAATTTTTGGAATAAGACTCCCATATTTAATAAGTATAGTTATGATTATTGTTGCGATTATTGGAATAAAATTCTTTAGCAATCCAGAAAGAAAATTTGTGCCTGCTAAAAATGAAGAAAAACAATAA
- a CDS encoding helix-turn-helix domain-containing protein produces MGRKSKVSNELKIELVKKILEGKGTIQGLSKEYNVAKSSLMTWKKKYLEIGEESIKVENKNRHYSRETKEKAVKSYLNNEGSLFEICKKYDIASVSVLNYWIRDYRRSIDENGKISLLKKHIRKTIEAKVEAVQFCQNNNHDYNLTIRKFGISYQQIYSWVKKYENGGVDALIDNRGKRRSKTEK; encoded by the coding sequence ATGGGAAGAAAATCGAAAGTATCTAACGAACTAAAAATTGAACTTGTAAAAAAGATATTAGAAGGAAAGGGAACTATTCAAGGATTATCAAAGGAATATAATGTTGCAAAGTCATCATTAATGACATGGAAGAAAAAGTATCTTGAAATAGGTGAAGAAAGTATAAAAGTTGAAAATAAAAATAGACATTACTCTCGCGAAACTAAAGAAAAAGCTGTTAAAAGTTATTTAAATAATGAAGGTTCATTATTTGAAATTTGTAAAAAATATGATATTGCCTCTGTAAGTGTACTAAATTACTGGATTAGAGATTATAGAAGAAGTATTGATGAAAATGGAAAAATCTCATTATTAAAGAAACATATAAGAAAAACTATTGAGGCTAAAGTTGAAGCTGTTCAATTCTGTCAAAATAATAATCATGATTATAATTTAACTATCCGTAAATTTGGAATTTCATACCAACAAATTTATTCGTGGGTAAAAAAATATGAAAATGGCGGAGTTGATGCATTGATAGATAATCGTGGAAAAAGACGTTCTAAAACAGAAAAATAG
- the trhA gene encoding PAQR family membrane homeostasis protein TrhA — protein sequence MKKKNKKNNTLHEIHKRAENFSHGEEIANFVSHTVGAGLAILAFLILTIRASWTRDAGTIMSFMAFGFGLIVLYTMSAIYHGLKPGTAKSIFEIFDHSAIYILIAASYTPFLYLVVNSPMNKIILTIQWVVCILGIVFKVFFTGKFKLFSTLLYLVMGWMIVFAWKDLINNINRVSLIYLILGGVLYSLGTIFYSWKICKFNHMIWHIFVILGSISHFLAVYYLI from the coding sequence ATGAAAAAAAAAAATAAAAAAAATAATACATTACATGAAATACATAAACGGGCAGAAAATTTTTCACATGGAGAAGAAATTGCTAATTTTGTAAGTCATACTGTAGGAGCAGGGTTGGCAATATTAGCTTTTTTAATATTAACAATACGTGCAAGCTGGACACGCGATGCTGGAACGATAATGTCTTTTATGGCATTTGGATTTGGATTAATAGTTTTGTACACAATGTCAGCTATATATCATGGATTAAAACCAGGAACAGCCAAATCAATATTTGAAATTTTTGATCATTCGGCAATTTATATTTTGATAGCAGCTTCTTATACTCCATTTTTATATTTAGTTGTTAATTCTCCAATGAATAAAATTATATTGACAATTCAATGGGTAGTTTGTATTTTGGGAATTGTATTTAAAGTATTTTTTACTGGTAAATTTAAATTATTTTCAACATTGCTTTATTTAGTAATGGGTTGGATGATTGTATTTGCCTGGAAGGATTTAATAAATAATATAAATAGAGTTTCATTAATTTATTTGATTTTAGGTGGAGTTTTATATTCGCTTGGCACAATTTTTTATTCGTGGAAAATTTGCAAGTTTAATCACATGATATGGCATATTTTTGTAATTCTAGGTAGTATTTCACACTTTTTAGCTGTGTATTATTTAATATAA
- a CDS encoding NRAMP family divalent metal transporter — translation MAKTQAGWYSKFKAFGPGILMASAAIGGSHIVASTQAGALYGWQLAVIVILVNIFKYPFFRFGTQYTLERKHSLIEGYEEKGKIYLWVFFIMNIFSAIINIAAVGILTAAILANILKLTILPSLTPAAMASMINMLTTIVLVGSLAMMIFGGYKLLDSSSKFIVISLTVATIIAVIIALFKHHPMAPDFVAPSPWKLKALPFIISLMGWMPAPIEISAINSMWTVEKQQEMKVPRKIAMLDFNVGYFVTTVLAFVFLALGALIQYGTGTAIKGASAAYIAQFIKMYSSVIGNWSGLLIAFIAFMCIFGTTITVVDGYSRANAESLRLILRKKEVTTAHFNIWMIVTVIFAMIIVFFFAGNVAAMMNFAMIFSFVSAPVYSYLNFSLVKDNSKLPVWLWFLSVAGIVYLAGFTIFFLVYLLGILK, via the coding sequence ATGGCAAAGACTCAAGCAGGTTGGTATAGTAAATTTAAGGCTTTTGGTCCTGGTATTCTTATGGCTTCGGCAGCTATTGGGGGTTCTCATATTGTAGCATCTACACAAGCAGGAGCATTATATGGCTGGCAGTTAGCAGTTATTGTAATTTTAGTAAATATTTTTAAATATCCATTTTTCCGTTTTGGAACTCAATATACACTGGAACGTAAGCATTCATTAATTGAAGGTTATGAAGAAAAAGGAAAGATCTATTTATGGGTATTTTTCATTATGAATATATTTTCAGCAATTATTAACATTGCAGCAGTAGGTATTTTGACAGCAGCAATTTTGGCAAACATCTTAAAACTGACGATTTTACCTAGTCTTACTCCTGCAGCAATGGCTTCAATGATTAATATGCTCACTACAATTGTTCTTGTGGGATCACTTGCAATGATGATATTTGGAGGTTATAAACTTTTAGACAGTTCATCAAAATTTATTGTTATTTCATTGACAGTAGCAACAATTATTGCTGTTATTATAGCATTATTTAAGCATCATCCAATGGCACCAGATTTTGTAGCTCCATCTCCATGGAAATTAAAGGCATTGCCATTTATCATATCATTAATGGGATGGATGCCTGCACCAATTGAAATTTCAGCAATTAATTCAATGTGGACAGTTGAAAAGCAGCAAGAAATGAAAGTGCCTCGTAAAATTGCAATGCTTGACTTTAACGTAGGTTATTTTGTTACAACAGTATTAGCCTTTGTATTCTTGGCACTTGGAGCATTGATTCAATATGGTACAGGAACTGCGATTAAAGGAGCAAGTGCAGCTTATATTGCTCAATTTATAAAAATGTATTCAAGTGTAATTGGAAATTGGTCAGGACTTCTTATTGCATTTATCGCATTTATGTGTATTTTTGGTACGACAATTACAGTTGTGGATGGTTATTCACGTGCTAATGCTGAAAGTTTACGTTTAATTCTTAGAAAAAAGGAAGTAACAACTGCACATTTTAATATATGGATGATTGTAACTGTGATTTTTGCAATGATTATAGTATTTTTCTTTGCTGGAAATGTAGCTGCGATGATGAATTTTGCAATGATATTTTCATTTGTTTCAGCTCCTGTTTATTCTTACCTTAATTTTTCACTTGTTAAGGATAATAGTAAATTACCTGTTTGGCTATGGTTTTTGTCAGTTGCAGGAATTGTATATTTAGCAGGATTTACAATATTTTTCCTTGTTTATTTATTAGGAATTTTAAAATAA
- a CDS encoding Nif3-like dinuclear metal center hexameric protein, producing the protein MKLWQIMGELQTIFSPKIAEDWDNVGLLVGDNTREINKILFCLDVTEKAVQKALDNNVDLIISHHPVIFSGLKKITNETVHGRKILKLIENKIAVYSIHTNSDFAINGLNDFIMDKLNLDGEKIIFNEHEFEDYNPIKNKMEHVCGGLARIKILNEKMKLGDLIERIKDSLGIGYVRYVGDKNSYVRKIGLVTGGGSSFMYEVANKIDVFLTGDLRYHEALDALEEGRILVDIGHFESEYLFVDLMMEKMEKFFKGEMIRHFEDEVFKLG; encoded by the coding sequence ATGAAATTATGGCAAATAATGGGAGAACTGCAGACAATTTTCAGTCCTAAAATAGCAGAAGACTGGGATAATGTAGGGCTTCTTGTGGGAGATAACACAAGAGAAATAAACAAGATTTTATTTTGTCTGGATGTGACGGAAAAGGCTGTACAGAAGGCTCTGGATAATAATGTAGATTTGATAATCTCACATCATCCAGTTATTTTTTCAGGATTGAAGAAAATTACGAATGAAACTGTGCATGGAAGAAAAATTTTAAAATTAATAGAGAATAAAATAGCGGTTTATTCAATTCATACAAATTCAGATTTTGCAATAAATGGATTGAATGATTTTATAATGGATAAATTGAATTTAGATGGTGAAAAAATAATTTTTAATGAACATGAATTTGAAGATTATAATCCAATAAAAAATAAAATGGAACATGTTTGTGGTGGACTTGCTAGAATTAAAATATTAAATGAAAAAATGAAACTTGGGGATTTAATAGAGAGAATAAAAGACTCGCTTGGAATAGGTTATGTGAGATATGTTGGGGATAAAAATTCCTATGTTAGAAAAATTGGACTTGTTACAGGTGGCGGAAGTTCGTTTATGTATGAAGTGGCGAATAAGATAGATGTATTTCTTACTGGAGATTTGAGATATCATGAGGCTTTGGATGCTTTAGAGGAAGGACGTATTTTAGTTGACATTGGACATTTTGAAAGTGAATATCTATTTGTGGATTTGATGATGGAAAAAATGGAAAAATTTTTTAAAGGAGAAATGATACGGCATTTTGAAGATGAAGTATTTAAGTTAGGATAA
- a CDS encoding sigma-70 family RNA polymerase sigma factor: MLKKIFEDIRKKGSFSFEKIIEHYTMSDDEFFEFLKFVHLENIPEVRNSTDGSDFIVLEDENVFIAEKDTIKSYLENIKEKYEEFEKKSDDEREKEELIDKYLKIAVRESLLYSKYGFSFLDTVQEATLGIMSGLSYYSQITKITKEPEFFIKNFAVKYILEYQKELLKDIKSSELSYILYLKVKVDKSMGLSMEEISRQMNVTTEYIEQLEMLFDEVEPEELMENTQIFEKADKITQMYILENIPKKLNYLDEQILVMTYGLDDKVYTEKEIAKSLNIAKHNVKILKEKALNKLSIDMMRNDFVENSEEVNYTVN; the protein is encoded by the coding sequence ATGTTAAAAAAAATTTTTGAAGATATTAGGAAGAAGGGAAGTTTTAGTTTTGAAAAAATTATTGAGCATTATACAATGAGCGATGATGAATTTTTTGAATTTCTAAAATTTGTTCATTTGGAAAATATTCCCGAAGTCAGAAATTCAACTGATGGAAGTGATTTTATTGTGCTAGAGGATGAAAATGTTTTTATTGCGGAAAAAGATACGATAAAATCATATTTGGAAAATATAAAGGAAAAATACGAAGAATTTGAGAAAAAGAGTGATGATGAGAGGGAAAAAGAGGAATTGATTGATAAATATTTAAAAATTGCTGTGAGGGAAAGCCTGCTTTATTCAAAATATGGATTTTCATTTTTAGATACAGTTCAGGAGGCTACGCTCGGAATTATGTCGGGACTGAGTTATTATAGTCAAATTACAAAAATTACAAAAGAACCTGAATTCTTTATAAAAAATTTTGCTGTAAAATATATTTTGGAATATCAAAAGGAATTATTAAAGGATATTAAATCCTCAGAATTATCATATATTTTATATTTGAAAGTAAAAGTGGATAAAAGTATGGGACTTTCAATGGAAGAAATAAGTAGACAAATGAATGTTACAACAGAATATATTGAACAGCTGGAAATGTTATTTGACGAGGTTGAGCCTGAAGAATTGATGGAAAATACACAGATATTTGAAAAAGCAGATAAAATCACACAGATGTATATTTTAGAAAATATTCCAAAAAAATTAAATTATTTGGATGAACAAATTTTAGTTATGACTTATGGGCTTGATGACAAAGTTTATACAGAAAAGGAAATTGCAAAATCGTTAAACATTGCAAAACATAATGTGAAAATCTTAAAGGAAAAGGCACTTAATAAACTTTCCATTGATATGATGAGAAATGATTTTGTGGAAAATAGCGAAGAGGTAAATTATACGGTAAATTAA